Proteins from one Hemicordylus capensis ecotype Gifberg chromosome 7, rHemCap1.1.pri, whole genome shotgun sequence genomic window:
- the LRFN1 gene encoding leucine-rich repeat and fibronectin type III domain-containing protein 1 isoform X2, with protein MEKLFLPLLMLGTMAEAQHCPGRCICQNISPTLTMLCAKTGLLFVPPSIDRRTVELRLTDNFITVIRRKDFSNMTNLVHLTLSRNTISQILPFAFADLRALRALHMNSNRLAILKNEHFRGVGNLRHLILGNNQISHIEPSSFDEFLSTVEDLDLSYNNLETLPWEAIGQMVSLNTLTLDHNLIDNIAEGTFSQLHKLVRLDMTSNRLQKLPPDNLFLRAQVLANVRGTHPSTLTISFGGNPLHCNCELLWLRRLTREDDLETCASPEHLMDKYFWSIPEEEFICEPPLITRQYSTKAFIMEGQGVVLKCKAVGDPEPSIHWIAPDGKLIHNTTRTTIYDNGTLEVLITTLKDNGIFTCIASNAAGEDTAPVEICIVPLPLLVNNTGHMKEPDPGSSDITTSTKSGANDTKNHLDKKIVAADLTSTSVIIHWPSERHIPGIRMYQIQYNSSLDDSLVYRMIPSSSKTFLVNDLAAGRDYDLCVLAVYDDGVTSLTATRVVGCVQFTTEGEGAQCHSLHTQFLGGTMIIIIGGIIVASVLVFIIILMIRYKVYSGQEEHKKAKVSNVYSQTNGSQPPAPAATALPHSASKLGEDKYETLQEVAPKEALLSGDIKEDSPTCQDMALTEVDKRAVRMAVDLQTVAILSAEEGPLENSMTGSSVSLCLTKDTGVGPQLRTKLGSSGAGVLPRELSRTHHHRHSFDGDYSLFQSHSYPRRARTKRHMSTSQLNSEECPLSERRVTFSSTEWMLESTV; from the exons ATGGAAAAGCTCTTCCTGCCCCTCCTGATGCTTGGCACCATGGCGGAGGCTCAACATTGCCCTGGCCGCTGCATCTGCCAGAACATCTCCCCGACGCTGACCATGCTGTGCGCCAAGACGGGCCTCCTCTTCGTGCCGCCCTCCATCGACCGGCGCACGGTGGAGCTGCGCCTGACCGACAACTTCATCACCGTCATCCGCCGGAAGGACTTCTCCAACATGACCAACCTGGTGCACCTCACCCTCTCCCGCAACACCATCAGCCAGATCCTGCCCTTCGCCTTTGCCGACCTGCGTGCCTTACGGGCCTTGCACATGAACAGCAACCGCTTGGCCATCCTGAAGAACGAGCACTTTCGAGGGGTGGGCAACCTCCGGCACCTCATCCTGGGGAACAACCAGATCAGCCACATCGAGCCTTCCTCCTTTGACGAGTTCCTCTCCACGGTGGAAGACCTCGACCTCTCCTACAACAACCTGGAGACGCTGCCGTGGGAGGCCATCGGCCAGATGGTGAGCCTCAACACCCTTACCCTGGATCACAACCTCATTGACAACATCGCCGAGGGCACCTTCTCCCAGCTCCACAAGCTGGTGAGGTTGGACATGACGTCCAACCGGCTACAGAAGCTGCCCCCGGACAACCTCTTCTTGAGGGCGCAAGTGTTGGCCAACGTCCGAGGGACTCACCCTTCCACCTTGACGATCAGCTTTGGAGGCAACCCCTTGCACTGCAATTGTGAGCTTCTCTGGCTCCGGAGGCTCACGAGAGAGGATGACCTGGAGACTTGTGCCTCCCCGGAGCACTTGATGGATAAGTATTTCTGGTCAATCCCCGAGGAGGAGTTCATCTGCGAACCTCCCCTTATCACTCGCCAATATTCTACCAAGGCATTCATCATGGAGGGCCAAGGGGTCGTCCTCAAGTGCAAAGCAGTGGGTGACCCGGAACCTTCCATTCATTGGATTGCACCCGACGGCAAGCTGATCCATAACACGACCCGCACGACCATCTATGACAATGGCACCCTGGAGGTCCTCATCACCACCTTGAAGGACAATGGCATCTTCACCTGTATTGCCTCCAATGCCGCTGGAGAGGACACCGCCCCCGTGGAGATCTGCATTGTGCCCCTCCCCTTACTCGTCAACAACACTGGCCACATGAAAGAACCCGATCCTGGGTCCTCCGACATCACCACCTCCACCAAATCCGGTGCCAATGACACCAAAAACCACCTGGACAAGAAGATCGTGGCAGCCGATCTGACGTCCACCTCGGTGATCATCCACTGGCCCTCTGAGAGACACATCCCCGGCATCCGGATGTACCAGATCCAGTACAACAGTTCCCTCGACGACTCCCTGGTTTACAG aATGATCCCATCCTCCAGCAAGACCTTCCTAGTGAATGACTTAGCGGCAGGCCGAGACTACGACCTGTGCGTCTTGGCGGTCTACGACGACGGGGTGACGTCCCTCACAGCCACCCGGGTGGTGGGCTGCGTGCAGTTCACCACCGAGGGGGAGGGCGCCCAGTGCCATTCGCTCCACACCCAGTTCCTGGGGGGCACcatgatcatcatcatcgggGGCATCATCGTGGCCTCCGTCCTCGtcttcatcatcatcctcatGATCCGCTACAAGGTCTACAGTGGCCAAGAGGAGCACAAGAAAGCCAAAGTCAGCAACGTCTACTCGCAGACCAACGGGAGCCAGCCGCCCGCCCCTGCCGCCACCGCCCTGCCCCACTCAGCCTCCAAGCTTGGGGAGGACAAATATGAAACTCTCCAGGAGGTGGCCCCCAAGGAGGCCCTGCTCAGCGGAGACATCAAGGAGGACAGCCCCACCTGCCAAGACATGGCCTTGACTGAGGTGGACAAGAGAGCAGTCAGGATGGCTGTGGACCTCCAGACTGTGGCCATCTTGTCTGCTGAGGAAGGGCCCTTGGAGAACAGCATGACCGGCTCATCGGTTTCCTTGTGCCTCACCAAGGACACCGGCGTGGGGCCGCAGCTCCGCACCAAGTTgggcagcagtggggcgggggtCTTACCCCGTGAGCTGTCAAGGACTCACCACCACCGCCACTCCTTCGACGGGGATTACTCCCTCTTCCAGAGTCATAGCTATCCCCGCCGGGCACGGACAAAAAGACACATGTCCACCTCCCAGTTGAACTCGGAAGAGTGCCCCTTGAGTGAGAGGCGGGTCACGTTTAGCAGCACAGAATGGATGCTGGAAAGCACAGTgtga
- the LRFN1 gene encoding leucine-rich repeat and fibronectin type III domain-containing protein 1 isoform X1, translating to MCPEACTTKRCVIAVIMCGAPAASEAFRGGSVSKRHVFVEKWASAGTVCANTMEKLFLPLLMLGTMAEAQHCPGRCICQNISPTLTMLCAKTGLLFVPPSIDRRTVELRLTDNFITVIRRKDFSNMTNLVHLTLSRNTISQILPFAFADLRALRALHMNSNRLAILKNEHFRGVGNLRHLILGNNQISHIEPSSFDEFLSTVEDLDLSYNNLETLPWEAIGQMVSLNTLTLDHNLIDNIAEGTFSQLHKLVRLDMTSNRLQKLPPDNLFLRAQVLANVRGTHPSTLTISFGGNPLHCNCELLWLRRLTREDDLETCASPEHLMDKYFWSIPEEEFICEPPLITRQYSTKAFIMEGQGVVLKCKAVGDPEPSIHWIAPDGKLIHNTTRTTIYDNGTLEVLITTLKDNGIFTCIASNAAGEDTAPVEICIVPLPLLVNNTGHMKEPDPGSSDITTSTKSGANDTKNHLDKKIVAADLTSTSVIIHWPSERHIPGIRMYQIQYNSSLDDSLVYRMIPSSSKTFLVNDLAAGRDYDLCVLAVYDDGVTSLTATRVVGCVQFTTEGEGAQCHSLHTQFLGGTMIIIIGGIIVASVLVFIIILMIRYKVYSGQEEHKKAKVSNVYSQTNGSQPPAPAATALPHSASKLGEDKYETLQEVAPKEALLSGDIKEDSPTCQDMALTEVDKRAVRMAVDLQTVAILSAEEGPLENSMTGSSVSLCLTKDTGVGPQLRTKLGSSGAGVLPRELSRTHHHRHSFDGDYSLFQSHSYPRRARTKRHMSTSQLNSEECPLSERRVTFSSTEWMLESTV from the exons GGCCTCGGCGGGCACAGTGTGTGCCAATACCATGGAAAAGCTCTTCCTGCCCCTCCTGATGCTTGGCACCATGGCGGAGGCTCAACATTGCCCTGGCCGCTGCATCTGCCAGAACATCTCCCCGACGCTGACCATGCTGTGCGCCAAGACGGGCCTCCTCTTCGTGCCGCCCTCCATCGACCGGCGCACGGTGGAGCTGCGCCTGACCGACAACTTCATCACCGTCATCCGCCGGAAGGACTTCTCCAACATGACCAACCTGGTGCACCTCACCCTCTCCCGCAACACCATCAGCCAGATCCTGCCCTTCGCCTTTGCCGACCTGCGTGCCTTACGGGCCTTGCACATGAACAGCAACCGCTTGGCCATCCTGAAGAACGAGCACTTTCGAGGGGTGGGCAACCTCCGGCACCTCATCCTGGGGAACAACCAGATCAGCCACATCGAGCCTTCCTCCTTTGACGAGTTCCTCTCCACGGTGGAAGACCTCGACCTCTCCTACAACAACCTGGAGACGCTGCCGTGGGAGGCCATCGGCCAGATGGTGAGCCTCAACACCCTTACCCTGGATCACAACCTCATTGACAACATCGCCGAGGGCACCTTCTCCCAGCTCCACAAGCTGGTGAGGTTGGACATGACGTCCAACCGGCTACAGAAGCTGCCCCCGGACAACCTCTTCTTGAGGGCGCAAGTGTTGGCCAACGTCCGAGGGACTCACCCTTCCACCTTGACGATCAGCTTTGGAGGCAACCCCTTGCACTGCAATTGTGAGCTTCTCTGGCTCCGGAGGCTCACGAGAGAGGATGACCTGGAGACTTGTGCCTCCCCGGAGCACTTGATGGATAAGTATTTCTGGTCAATCCCCGAGGAGGAGTTCATCTGCGAACCTCCCCTTATCACTCGCCAATATTCTACCAAGGCATTCATCATGGAGGGCCAAGGGGTCGTCCTCAAGTGCAAAGCAGTGGGTGACCCGGAACCTTCCATTCATTGGATTGCACCCGACGGCAAGCTGATCCATAACACGACCCGCACGACCATCTATGACAATGGCACCCTGGAGGTCCTCATCACCACCTTGAAGGACAATGGCATCTTCACCTGTATTGCCTCCAATGCCGCTGGAGAGGACACCGCCCCCGTGGAGATCTGCATTGTGCCCCTCCCCTTACTCGTCAACAACACTGGCCACATGAAAGAACCCGATCCTGGGTCCTCCGACATCACCACCTCCACCAAATCCGGTGCCAATGACACCAAAAACCACCTGGACAAGAAGATCGTGGCAGCCGATCTGACGTCCACCTCGGTGATCATCCACTGGCCCTCTGAGAGACACATCCCCGGCATCCGGATGTACCAGATCCAGTACAACAGTTCCCTCGACGACTCCCTGGTTTACAG aATGATCCCATCCTCCAGCAAGACCTTCCTAGTGAATGACTTAGCGGCAGGCCGAGACTACGACCTGTGCGTCTTGGCGGTCTACGACGACGGGGTGACGTCCCTCACAGCCACCCGGGTGGTGGGCTGCGTGCAGTTCACCACCGAGGGGGAGGGCGCCCAGTGCCATTCGCTCCACACCCAGTTCCTGGGGGGCACcatgatcatcatcatcgggGGCATCATCGTGGCCTCCGTCCTCGtcttcatcatcatcctcatGATCCGCTACAAGGTCTACAGTGGCCAAGAGGAGCACAAGAAAGCCAAAGTCAGCAACGTCTACTCGCAGACCAACGGGAGCCAGCCGCCCGCCCCTGCCGCCACCGCCCTGCCCCACTCAGCCTCCAAGCTTGGGGAGGACAAATATGAAACTCTCCAGGAGGTGGCCCCCAAGGAGGCCCTGCTCAGCGGAGACATCAAGGAGGACAGCCCCACCTGCCAAGACATGGCCTTGACTGAGGTGGACAAGAGAGCAGTCAGGATGGCTGTGGACCTCCAGACTGTGGCCATCTTGTCTGCTGAGGAAGGGCCCTTGGAGAACAGCATGACCGGCTCATCGGTTTCCTTGTGCCTCACCAAGGACACCGGCGTGGGGCCGCAGCTCCGCACCAAGTTgggcagcagtggggcgggggtCTTACCCCGTGAGCTGTCAAGGACTCACCACCACCGCCACTCCTTCGACGGGGATTACTCCCTCTTCCAGAGTCATAGCTATCCCCGCCGGGCACGGACAAAAAGACACATGTCCACCTCCCAGTTGAACTCGGAAGAGTGCCCCTTGAGTGAGAGGCGGGTCACGTTTAGCAGCACAGAATGGATGCTGGAAAGCACAGTgtga